A genomic window from Salvelinus namaycush isolate Seneca chromosome 5, SaNama_1.0, whole genome shotgun sequence includes:
- the LOC120047360 gene encoding neuropeptide Y receptor type 2-like — protein sequence MDTTSTHWQQGILGNDSLSLHLDRPGFHSDITKHVGVQAALITAYSLIILLGLVGNALVIYMIIRFRNMRTVTNFFIANLALADLLVDTLCLPFTLVYTLLDEWKFGAVLCHMVPFAQALSVHVSILTLTVIALERYRCIVFHLGQRLTWRSSLLIMALTWTLSSMLASPLAIFREYRQEEIPSINLRISVCYEKWPYGSSRDGVIYSLSMLLLQYVLPLSIISYAYICIWVKLKNHMSPASRVDAVQRRKKTTKMLVMVVVVFATCWLPFHVFQLASDLDLVLSLRQYKLIYTLFHIVAMCSTFANPLLYGWMNKNYRNGFLMVFRCEDKPDSIHPEGSFRTRSLRRMSLNRRNGGHPPTAV from the coding sequence ATGGACACCACCTCCACCCACTGGCAGCAAGGCATCCTGGGTAACGACAGTCTCAGCCTCCACCTCGACCGGCCGGGGTTCCACTCTGACATCACCAAGCATGTAGGAGTCCAGGCTGCTTTGATCACGGCGTATAGTCTGATCATCTTACTGGGCCTAGTAGGCAACGCCCTAGTCATCTACATGATCATCCGCTTCCGGAACATGAGGACAGTCACTAACTTCTTCATAGCTAACCTGGCCCTGGCCGACCTGCTGGTGGATACGTTGTGCTTACCGTTCACACTGGTTTATACCTTGCTCGACGAGTGGAAGTTTGGCGCGGTGCTGTGTCACATGGTCCCGTTCGCCCAAGCGCTGAGCGTTCACGTATCGATCCTGACGCTGACCGTCATCGCTCTGGAGCGCTACAGGTGTATCGTGTTCCACCTGGGCCAGCGCCTCACCTGGCGAAGCAGCCTGCTCATCATGGCTCTCACCTGGACGCTGTCCTCCATGCTGGCCAGCCCGCTCGCCATCTTCAGAGAGTACCGTCAGGAGGAGATCCCGTCCATCAACCTGAGGATCTCAGTCTGCTATGAGAAGTGGCCTTACggcagcagcagagatggagtCATTTACAGCCTGTCTATGTTACTGCTGCAGTACGTGCTGCCACTCTCCATCATCAGTTATGCCTACATCTGCATCTGGGTGAAGCTGAAGAACCACATGAGTCCAGCGAGCCGCGTCGACGCCGTCCAGCGCAGGAAGAAGACCACCAAGATGCTGGTTATGGTGGTTGTAGTCTTCGCCACATGCTGGCTACCCTTCCACGTGTTTCAACTAGCCAGTGACCTAGACCTGGTGCTCAGCTTAAGACAATACAAGCTCATCTATACCCTCTTCCACATTGTAGCCATGTGCTCCACCTTCGCCAACCCGCTCCTGTACGGCTGGATGAATAAGAACTACAGGAATGGGTTCCTCATGGTGTTCAGGTGTGAGGATAAACCAGACAGTATTCACCCTGAGGGATCCTTTAGGACCCGGTCACTAAGAAGGATGTCTCTGAACAGGAGGAACGGAGGACACCCTCCTACTGCCgtctga